One Castanea sativa cultivar Marrone di Chiusa Pesio chromosome 4, ASM4071231v1 DNA window includes the following coding sequences:
- the LOC142630579 gene encoding protein FAR1-RELATED SEQUENCE 5 isoform X1: MDSDEGARVESSAGAELAAYEGDTVLEPYEGMEFESEDSAKIFYDEYARRLGFVMRVMSCRRSERDGKILARRLGCNKEGHCVSIRGKFGPVRKPRPSTREGCKAMIHVKYDKSGKWVITKFVKDHNHPLVVSPREARQTMDEKDKKIQELTAELRNKKRLCATYQEQLNAFMKMVEEHSEQISKKVQNVVDNLKEFESIEQDLLRHR, encoded by the exons A TGGATTCTGATGAGGGGGCCAGAGTGGAGAGTTCTGCTGGAGCCGAGTTGGCTGCATATGAGGGAGATACAGTTCTAGAACCATATGAGGGTATGGAATTTGAATCTGAAGATTCTGCCAAGATATTCTATGATGAGTATGCACGGCGGCTAGGATTTGTTATGCGAGTGATGTCTTGCCGTCGCTCTGAAAGAGATGGGAAGATTCTTGCTCGCCGGCTTGGATGTAATAAGGAGGGCCACTGTGTTAGCATTCGTGGTAAGTTTGGGCCAGTTAGAAAGCCACGGCCAAGCACAAGGGAAGGTTGTAAGGCAATGATTCATGTAAAATATGATAAGTCTGGAAAATGGGTGATTACAAAATTTGTGAAGGACCATAATCATCCACTTGTTGTGTCCCCACGCGAAGCTCGCCAAACAATG GAtgaaaaggataaaaaaatccAGGAATTGACTGCAGAGCTGCGGAATAAGAAACGGTTATGTGCAACATACCAAGAACAGCTAAATGCATTCATGAAAATGGTCGAAGAGCATAGTGAACAGATATCCAAGAAAGTTCAAAATGTAGTTGACAATCTTAAAGAATTTGAGTCCATAGAGCAAGATCTTCTTCGCCATAGATAG
- the LOC142630864 gene encoding acetyl-CoA-benzylalcohol acetyltransferase-like: MEVQILSRKLIKPTSPTPPHLKSYKTSSLDQLAPPAYVPFILYYDANGDKNEIDERSKRLEKSLSEILTLYYPLAGRYIKDKQLVDCNDEGAEYLEAQVSGKLAQVLQGELKPELLNSLVPIVMPSETTPLAFVQVNMFECGGLAIALECAHFVIDGITATTFFNAWAKACKAEGINEVIHPIFDLASFFPPRENTMPMVPPKIPGPGANPIITKRFVFNKAAISSLKAIAKGGACDSETSTKRQPSRVVAVTALIWKALIAVAKARHGHLKASILCHSLNLRGKTALPIPDNSFGNFYMVANARFGGNNEGKFELHDLVDALDDSIRNTIDDCMKAQTGDDLVSMMTKSLREAGEERERGETDIYMFSSWCRFPFYEADFGWGKPAWMSIVAIPMEIIGMFDTKDGDGIEAWVSLHEEAMLMFQNYPEIKAFTSQI; encoded by the coding sequence ATGGAGGTTCAAATTCTATCCAGAAAGTTGATAAAACCAACAAGTCCAACTCCACCTCAccttaaaagttacaaaacaTCATCCTTAGATCAACTTGCTCCACCAGCATATGTGCCATTTATTCTATACTATGATGCCAATGGtgacaaaaatgaaattgatgAAAGGAGTAAGCGTTTAGAGAAATCACTTTCAGAAATCTTAACCCTCTATTACCCTTTAGCTGGGAGATACATCAAAGATAAGCAACTAGTTGATTGTAATGATGAGGGGGCGGAATACTTGGAAGCCCAAGTAAGTGGAAAACTTGCTCAAGTTCTCCAAGGAGAACTCAAACCCGAGCTGTTGAATTCTCTTGTTCCCATTGTAATGCCATCAGAAACTACTCCTTTGGCATTTGTTCAAGTCAACATGTTTGAGTGTGGTGGGCTAGCCATTGCGCTGGAATGTGCTCATTTTGTAATTGATGGAATTACAGCCACTACGTTTTTCAATGCATGGGCTAAAGCATGCAAAGCAGAAGGGATCAATGAAGTGATTCACCCAATATTTGACTTGGCTTCTTTCTTTCCACCAAGAGAGAATACTATGCCTATGGTGCCACCTAAGATACCTGGACCTGGTGCAAATCCAATCATCACCAAAAGGTTTGTGTTCAATAAGGCAGCAATATCAAGCCTGAAAGCCATTGCCAAAGGTGGTGCTTGTGATTCTGAAACGTCAACAAAGCGCCAACCTTCTCGGGTGGTGGCGGTGACAGCACTTATATGGAAGGCTCTCATTGCTGTGGCTAAAGCTAGACATGGGCACTTGAAAGCCTCTATTTTATGTCATTCACTGAATCTGCGTGGAAAGACAGCTCTGCCAATACCGGATAACTCTTTTGGGAACTTCTACATGGTGGCCAATGCTCGATTTGGTGGAAACAACGAGGGCAAGTTTGAGTTGCATGACTTGGTGGACGCACTTGATGATTCAATAAGGAATACGATTGATGACTGCATGAAAGCACAAACCGGGGACGATTTGGTTTCTATGATGACTAAATCCTTAAGAGAGGCCGGTGAAGAACGTGAAAGAGGTGAGACTGATATCTACATGTTCAGTAGCTGGTGCAGGTTCCCTTTCTATGAAGCGGATTTTGGCTGGGGAAAGCCTGCTTGGATGAGCattgtagctattcctatggaAATAATTGGTATGTTTGACACCAAAGATGGCGATGGAATTGAGGCATGGGTGAGCTTGCATGAAGAAGCTATGCTTATGTTTCAGAATTATCCTGAGATTAAAGCCTTTACCTCCCAAATCTAA
- the LOC142630991 gene encoding acetyl-CoA-benzylalcohol acetyltransferase-like yields MVELRTKVKIVSRKLIKPAAPTPPHLKSYKTSSIDQLAPPAYVPFILYYDANGDKNEVDERSKRLEKSLSEILTLYYPLAGRYIKDKQLVDCNDEGVEYLEAQVSGKLAQVLQGELKPELLNSLVPNVMPSETTPLAFVQVNMFECGGIAIALECAHFIIDGITATTFFNAWAKACKAEGVNEVIHPSFDLASFFPPRENTMPMVPPKKSGPGANPIITKRFVFNKAAISSLKAIAKGGAGDSESLSKRQPSRVVVVTALIWNALIAVNKARHGHLRASTICHSLNLRGKTALSIPDNSFGNFYMVANARFGGDNESKFELPDLVNALEDSIKNGLDDCMKPQNGDDLVSVLTKSLREVGEERERGETDIYMFSSWCRFPFYEADFGWGKPAWMSIVAIPMEIIGMFDTKDGDGIEAWVSLHEQAMLLFQNYPEIKAFTSQI; encoded by the coding sequence ATGGTTGAGTTGAGAACGAAGGTCAAAATTGTATCAAGAAAGTTGATAAAACCAGCAGCTCCAACTCCACCTCACCTTAAGAGTTACAAAACCTCATCCATAGACCAACTTGCTCCACCAGCATATGTGCCATTTATTCTGTACTACGATGCCAATGGTGACAAAAATGAAGTTGATGAAAGGAGCAAGCGTTTGGAGAAATCACTTTCAGAAATCTTGACCCTCTATTACCCTTTAGCTGGGAGATACATCAAAGATAAGCAACTAGTTGATTGTAATGATGAGGGGGTGGAATACTTGGAAGCCCAAGTAAGTGGAAAGCTTGCTCAAGTTCTCCAAGGAGAACTCAAGCCCGAACTGTTGAATTCTCTTGTTCCCAATGTAATGCCATCGGAAACTACTCCTTTGGCATTTGTTCAAGTCAACATGTTTGAGTGTGGTGGGATAGCCATTGCGCTGGAATGTGCCCATTTTATAATTGATGGAATTACAGCCACTACGTTTTTCAATGCATGGGCTAAAGCGTGCAAAGCAGAAGGGGTCAATGAAGTGATTCACCCAAGTTTTGACTTGGCTTCTTTCTTTCCACCAAGAGAGAATACTATGCCTATGGTGCCACCTAAGAAATCTGGACCTGGTGCAAATCCAATCATCACCAAAAGGTTTGTGTTCAATAAGGCAGCAATATCAAGCCTAAAAGCCATTGCCAAAGGTGGTGCTGGTGATTCTGAATCATTATCAAAACGCCAACCTTCACGGGTGGTGGTGGTGACAGCACTTATATGGAATGCTCTCATTGCTGTGAATAAAGCTAGACATGGGCACTTGAGAGCCTCTACTATATGTCATTCATTGAACCTGCGTGGAAAGACGGCTCTATCAATACCGGATAACTCTTTTGGGAACTTCTACATGGTGGCCAATGCTCGATTTGGTGGAGACAATGAGAGCAAGTTTGAGTTGCCTGACTTGGTGAATGCACTTGAAGATTCGATAAAAAATGGGCTTGATGACTGCATGAAACCACAAAATGGAGATGATTTAGTTTCTGTTTTGACTAAATCCTTAAGAGAGGTCGGGGAAGAACGTGAAAGAGGTGAGACTGATATCTATATGTTCAGTAGCTGGTGCAGGTTCCCTTTCTATGAAGCGGATTTTGGTTGGGGAAAGCCTGCTTGGATGAGCATCGTAGCTATTCCTATGGAAATAATTGGTATGTTTGACACCAAAGATGGTGATGGAATTGAGGCATGGGTGAGCTTGCATGAACAAGCTATGCTTCTGTTTCAGAATTATCCAGAGATTAAAGCCTTTACCTCCCAAATCTAG
- the LOC142630579 gene encoding protein FAR1-RELATED SEQUENCE 5 isoform X2 has product MEFESEDSAKIFYDEYARRLGFVMRVMSCRRSERDGKILARRLGCNKEGHCVSIRGKFGPVRKPRPSTREGCKAMIHVKYDKSGKWVITKFVKDHNHPLVVSPREARQTMDEKDKKIQELTAELRNKKRLCATYQEQLNAFMKMVEEHSEQISKKVQNVVDNLKEFESIEQDLLRHR; this is encoded by the exons ATGGAATTTGAATCTGAAGATTCTGCCAAGATATTCTATGATGAGTATGCACGGCGGCTAGGATTTGTTATGCGAGTGATGTCTTGCCGTCGCTCTGAAAGAGATGGGAAGATTCTTGCTCGCCGGCTTGGATGTAATAAGGAGGGCCACTGTGTTAGCATTCGTGGTAAGTTTGGGCCAGTTAGAAAGCCACGGCCAAGCACAAGGGAAGGTTGTAAGGCAATGATTCATGTAAAATATGATAAGTCTGGAAAATGGGTGATTACAAAATTTGTGAAGGACCATAATCATCCACTTGTTGTGTCCCCACGCGAAGCTCGCCAAACAATG GAtgaaaaggataaaaaaatccAGGAATTGACTGCAGAGCTGCGGAATAAGAAACGGTTATGTGCAACATACCAAGAACAGCTAAATGCATTCATGAAAATGGTCGAAGAGCATAGTGAACAGATATCCAAGAAAGTTCAAAATGTAGTTGACAATCTTAAAGAATTTGAGTCCATAGAGCAAGATCTTCTTCGCCATAGATAG